A section of the Vespa velutina chromosome 6, iVesVel2.1, whole genome shotgun sequence genome encodes:
- the LOC124950140 gene encoding elongation factor 1-alpha encodes MGKEKIHINIVVIGHVDSGKSTTTGHLIYKCGGIDKRTIEKFEKEAQEMGKGSFKYAWVLDKLKAERERGITIDIALWKFETAKYSVTIIDAPGHRDFIKNMITGTSQADCAVLIVAAGIGEFEAGISKNGQTREHALLAFTLGVKQLIVGVNKMDMTDPPYSESRFEEIKKEVSSYIKKIGYNTASVAFVPISGWHGDNMLEPSPKTVWYKGWKVERKDGNADGKTLIEALDAILPPSRPTDKALRLPLQDVYKIGGIGTVPVGRVETGILKPGMLVTFAPAALTTEVKSVEMHHEALTEALPGDNVGFNVKNISVKELRRGYVAGDSKNQPPRGAADFTAQVIVLNHPGQISNGYTPVLDCHTAHIACKFAEIKEKCDRRTGKTTEENPRSIKSGDAAIVMLQPTKPMCVEAFQEFPPLGRFAVRDMRQTVAVGVIKSVTFKDTQGKVTKAAEKAQKKK; translated from the exons atggggaaagaaaaaatacacatTAACATCGTAGTGATCGGTCACGTAGATTCGGGAAAGTCAACGACAACGGGTCATCTGATTTATAAATGTGGTGGCATCGACAAGCGTACGATCGAAAAATTCGAGAAAGAGGCCCAAGAGATGGGTAAGGGCTCGTTCAAGTACGCCTGGGTTTTGGACAAGCTTAAAGCCGAACGCGAGCGTGGCATCACCATCGACATCGCCCTTTGGAAATTCGAGACTGCCAAGTATTCCGTGACGATCATCGATGCCCCTGGTCACCGGGATTTCATCAAGAATATGATCACCGGCACGAGTCAGGCCGATTGCGCGGTCCTTATCGTAGCCGCCGGTATCGGCGAGTTCGAGGCTGGAATATCGAAGAACGGTCAGACGCGCGAACACGCCTTGCTAGCGTTCACTCTCGGCGTCAAGCAGCTGATCGTCGGCGTCAACAAAATGGACATGACCGATCCACCGTACTCGGAGAGTCGCTTCGAAGAAATCAAAAAGGAGGTGTCGTCTTACATCAAGAAGATAGGATACAACACGGCATCGGTCGCTTTCGTTCCAATTTCTGGTTGGCACGGCGACAACATGCTCGAGCCATCACCGAAAACGGTCTGGTACAAGGGTTGGAAGGTCGAACGTAAGGACGGGAATGCCGACGGCAAGACTCTGATCGAAGCGCTCGACGCCATATTGCCGCCATCCAGACCAACCGACAAGGCACTTCGTCTGCCTCTTCAGGACGTTTATAAGATCGGTGGTATCGGGACCGTGCCCGTTGGTCGCGTCGAAACCGGTATCCTTAAACCAG GTATGCTGGTGACCTTCGCTCCAGCTGCGCTAACCACCGAAGTGAAATCCGTCGAGATGCATCACGAGGCCTTGACGGAGGCCCTACCAGGCGACAACGTTGGCTTCAACGTGAAGAACATCTCGGTAAAGGAATTGAGACGCGGCTACGTTGCCGGCGATTCGAAAAATCAACCGCCTCGCGGCGCGGCCGACTTCACCGCTCAGGTCATCGTCCTCAATCATCCGGGACAGATCAGCAACGGTTATACGCCCGTCCTCGACTGTCACACCGCTCACATCGCCTGCAAGTTCGccgagataaaagagaaatgcgACCGTCGTACCGGTAAAACCACCGAAGAGAATCCAAGAAGTATAAAGAGCGGGGACGCTGCCATCGTGATGTTGCAGCCGACCAAGCCGATGTGCGTCGAGGCTTTCCAAGAGTTCCCGCCTCTTGGCCGTTTCGCCGTCCGCGATATGCGTCAGACCGTTGCCGTGGGCGTAATCAAG AGCGTCACCTTCAAAGACACTCAGGGCAAGGTCACAAAGGCCGCGGAGAAAGCccagaagaaaaagtaa